The Ferrimicrobium sp. genome includes a window with the following:
- a CDS encoding NADP-dependent oxidoreductase, whose protein sequence is MKAIYYQQFGSPEMLEYGELDTPELGPDSVLVRIGAASVNPVDWKVMSGGLSSRIPSVFPVVPGWDLAGVVHEVGPSVTRVKVGEKVWAYARMDFIHHGTFAEFAAVPERVLANQPASLTNAEAAAVPLAGLTAYQALIHRLRLHEGDKLLVIGGAGGVGGFAIQIARSIGATVYATGSKPNHDYLASLGAHPIDHGVEQLTALSSVGLTAVLDLYGGAPLEESIRLLRGADRIATIADPAIVAQGGHYVFVQPSSGDLDALSKLVERDQLHPEIQARFPLEGTRAAFAMSMGGHVRGKLVIEVADL, encoded by the coding sequence ATGAAGGCAATCTACTACCAGCAGTTCGGTTCACCCGAGATGCTCGAGTACGGAGAATTGGACACCCCTGAACTCGGACCCGATAGTGTCTTGGTGCGCATCGGTGCAGCATCCGTCAATCCGGTCGACTGGAAGGTGATGTCTGGTGGGTTGAGTTCTCGAATACCATCAGTCTTCCCGGTCGTCCCTGGGTGGGACCTTGCTGGCGTGGTGCACGAGGTTGGACCCTCAGTCACGCGTGTCAAGGTGGGCGAAAAGGTCTGGGCGTACGCACGCATGGACTTTATCCATCATGGTACGTTTGCCGAGTTCGCTGCCGTTCCCGAGCGGGTGCTCGCTAACCAGCCCGCATCGCTCACCAACGCAGAGGCCGCTGCGGTGCCCCTTGCGGGACTGACGGCCTATCAAGCACTCATCCATCGCCTCCGTCTTCATGAGGGGGATAAGTTACTGGTCATTGGTGGTGCAGGAGGTGTTGGGGGCTTCGCGATCCAGATCGCGCGCTCGATTGGTGCCACCGTCTACGCCACCGGCTCCAAACCCAACCATGACTATCTCGCCTCCTTGGGGGCACACCCCATCGATCACGGGGTTGAGCAACTCACAGCACTGTCATCGGTTGGTCTCACAGCCGTCTTGGACCTCTACGGTGGTGCCCCACTCGAGGAGAGCATTCGACTCCTCCGGGGTGCTGATCGCATCGCCACCATTGCCGATCCCGCAATCGTCGCCCAAGGTGGGCACTACGTCTTCGTGCAGCCCTCCTCTGGAGATCTCGACGCACTCAGCAAACTGGTGGAACGCGATCAACTCCACCCCGAGATCCAAGCACGCTTCCCTCTTGAAGGGACACGGGCTGCTTTTGCGATGTCAATGGGGGGACACGTGAGGGGCAAACTCGTAATCGAGGTTGCCGACCTCTAG
- a CDS encoding ABC transporter substrate-binding protein, with protein MTTNMEPSGFSQRQSSTTHGSKRQHLDHKRPWRRVASLASGLGVAALLLASCASQSSSQSATNRGTSSSHTGGIASYALGPGDQFSWILPLENEANYENYNSNVANGLFRPLYYVGGAGTTGINYGLSIGKPPVYSNHDTTVTIDLQHNYTWSDGVPVTTKDIRFFFELEAAGAKNGDYAPYLPGRMPDDITSVTYEGPYEFTLHLNHAYNPVWFTGNQLTWIYPLPVQRWDKTCLTCQVTNAAGTLTGATRVVDFLYKESAQLSTYATNPLWKVVDGPWELTGYDPTTYHAVFQRNQRYTGAGKPKLAGYQIYSFTSSTAELDALRSGVIDFGYLPTADLGLTSYFEHHGYVVKPWKVFYDNIAELGYTGPYRHLVDQLYLRQALQHLVNEKLYLSTTLHGDGMLDYGSAPLYPKSNYVSPVLHHDPYPYSVSQARALLTSHGWRLSKGTSTCVSPGTGAGHCGAGIKAGTPLTISLMYATPSSALQAQAEAFASAARAAGISIVLNPQSQDTMYSIAGVCPHQGPCNWGIALYGAQEDFGQYVLVPTAGVEFAKGNYWGGGYYNPTEQGLLNDAYDQPGLAPLYRVEDYQSQQVAGLWWPVGDYEVAVVRKDLTGWDPLNPYANYMPSRWSLTN; from the coding sequence ATGACTACGAATATGGAACCGTCAGGGTTTTCACAACGTCAATCATCCACCACCCACGGCTCCAAGCGCCAACATCTTGACCACAAACGTCCTTGGCGACGTGTCGCATCGCTGGCGAGCGGCCTCGGTGTAGCGGCTCTGCTGCTGGCGAGTTGCGCCTCGCAAAGTTCGTCGCAATCGGCAACCAACCGTGGCACATCATCTTCACACACTGGCGGCATCGCCTCGTATGCACTCGGGCCAGGGGATCAGTTCAGCTGGATCTTGCCACTTGAGAACGAGGCAAACTACGAAAACTACAACTCTAACGTTGCCAACGGCCTGTTCAGACCTCTCTACTACGTCGGAGGGGCCGGGACCACCGGTATCAACTATGGGCTCTCTATCGGCAAACCGCCGGTCTACTCGAACCACGACACGACGGTCACGATCGATCTGCAACACAATTACACCTGGTCAGATGGTGTTCCGGTGACGACCAAGGATATTCGGTTTTTCTTCGAACTCGAAGCTGCAGGTGCCAAAAACGGGGATTATGCCCCGTATCTACCTGGCCGCATGCCCGACGACATCACCAGCGTCACCTACGAGGGACCCTATGAGTTTACCCTCCACCTCAATCACGCCTACAACCCAGTATGGTTCACTGGCAACCAGCTGACCTGGATCTATCCTCTACCAGTCCAGCGATGGGACAAGACATGCCTTACGTGTCAGGTCACCAATGCCGCTGGAACCCTCACCGGCGCCACCCGAGTAGTTGATTTCCTCTACAAGGAATCTGCCCAGTTGAGCACCTACGCAACCAACCCCCTCTGGAAAGTCGTCGATGGGCCATGGGAGCTCACAGGCTACGACCCGACCACCTACCACGCCGTTTTCCAAAGGAACCAGCGCTACACCGGGGCCGGCAAACCAAAGCTTGCAGGATATCAGATCTACTCGTTCACTTCCTCGACTGCCGAACTCGACGCCCTGCGATCGGGAGTCATCGACTTTGGTTATCTCCCCACCGCTGACCTTGGCCTCACCAGTTACTTCGAGCACCACGGATACGTAGTCAAACCTTGGAAGGTCTTCTACGACAACATCGCTGAACTGGGCTACACCGGGCCCTATCGACATCTAGTTGATCAGCTTTACCTACGCCAGGCGCTCCAGCACCTAGTCAACGAGAAGCTCTATCTTTCGACCACCCTTCACGGAGACGGCATGTTGGACTACGGCTCGGCTCCGCTCTATCCCAAGTCGAACTACGTCTCTCCAGTGCTCCATCACGACCCGTATCCCTATTCGGTCAGCCAAGCGCGCGCCCTCTTGACAAGCCACGGGTGGAGACTTTCCAAGGGGACCTCAACGTGCGTCAGTCCAGGCACGGGTGCTGGCCACTGTGGGGCCGGCATCAAGGCTGGTACACCGCTGACTATATCGTTGATGTACGCGACACCGAGCTCTGCCCTCCAGGCTCAAGCCGAGGCTTTCGCGAGTGCCGCACGAGCGGCTGGAATCTCGATTGTGCTTAATCCCCAATCACAAGACACGATGTACTCGATCGCAGGCGTCTGCCCACATCAGGGTCCCTGCAACTGGGGGATCGCTCTCTATGGCGCCCAGGAGGACTTCGGTCAATACGTTCTCGTCCCAACTGCCGGAGTGGAGTTCGCCAAAGGCAACTACTGGGGAGGGGGATACTACAACCCCACCGAACAAGGGCTCCTCAACGACGCCTACGACCAGCCGGGCCTTGCCCCACTCTACCGGGTGGAGGACTATCAAAGTCAGCAGGTGGCTGGGCTCTGGTGGCCAGTCGGCGACTACGAGGTTGCCGTCGTGCGCAAGGACCTTACCGGTTGGGACCCACTCAATCCCTATGCCAATTACATGCCCTCTCGCTGGAGCCTCACGAACTAA
- a CDS encoding rhodanese-like domain-containing protein — MDLEIQIHEFEAIHNEAIELIDVREDWEYVAGHVPGAVNIPLSTLADNLDLIPTTRHYVICASGGRSLRAAEALRSAGYESVSVAGGTIAWINRGNDVVTEDDEERSA, encoded by the coding sequence TTGGACCTAGAGATTCAAATCCATGAGTTCGAAGCGATTCACAATGAAGCCATTGAGTTGATCGACGTTCGTGAGGACTGGGAATATGTTGCTGGTCACGTTCCAGGCGCGGTCAATATTCCTCTCTCGACACTTGCCGACAACCTCGACCTGATACCAACGACTCGCCACTACGTGATCTGCGCCTCCGGCGGCCGCAGCCTCCGAGCAGCCGAGGCACTGCGAAGTGCAGGTTATGAGTCTGTCTCGGTGGCTGGCGGGACTATCGCCTGGATCAACCGTGGCAACGATGTCGTAACCGAGGATGATGAGGAGCGCTCCGCGTAG
- a CDS encoding class I SAM-dependent methyltransferase, translated as MDQEQIPPRWLTDHEPGHSQWYVRRFRTLAARGVDIEGEARLLDVLVPRNARILDAGCGPGRVGAALFARGHRVVGVDIDPVLIAAAREDHPGPVWIEADLATMDLKTNGEAELFDAAILAGNVMTFLAPGTGAQVLQRVAQHLKPKSPIAVGFGLDRGYSLTSFDHDLLEAGLLLEHRFATWDLQPWSDSAEFVVTIVRTP; from the coding sequence GTGGATCAAGAACAAATCCCTCCTCGCTGGCTGACCGATCACGAGCCTGGACACTCGCAATGGTACGTTCGCCGTTTTCGAACGCTCGCCGCGCGAGGAGTTGATATCGAGGGTGAGGCAAGATTGCTGGATGTCCTTGTTCCACGCAACGCCCGAATTCTCGATGCTGGGTGCGGACCGGGCCGAGTGGGGGCGGCGTTGTTTGCACGGGGGCACCGGGTCGTCGGTGTCGACATCGATCCAGTCTTGATCGCCGCTGCTCGTGAGGACCACCCCGGCCCAGTCTGGATCGAAGCTGATTTAGCGACGATGGATCTCAAGACCAATGGCGAAGCTGAACTGTTTGACGCTGCCATCTTGGCGGGCAACGTCATGACCTTCCTTGCACCCGGAACCGGCGCACAAGTTCTGCAAAGGGTCGCCCAGCACCTCAAGCCTAAGAGTCCAATCGCGGTGGGATTTGGCCTTGATCGAGGCTATTCACTGACCAGCTTCGATCACGACCTACTCGAGGCCGGACTCTTACTCGAACACCGATTTGCCACCTGGGACCTTCAGCCCTGGTCAGATTCGGCCGAATTTGTTGTCACCATCGTCCGCACCCCGTAG
- a CDS encoding RNA polymerase sigma factor, with protein sequence MKRAYLEEFHIFFDRHLGRLVNYAYTIVRDRDDAEDIATEAMARAYASWTRLKGREHQEAWIFRTTLNLGIDHLRRRHRRRTHTGIDEGFAPIALTSPMLIDTTGERATDHVELIIALDRLTQRQREAIALHYLAGFEVSEVANLMEIGPETVKTHMARGMKILRTEFGVTDMEVPQ encoded by the coding sequence ATGAAGCGCGCTTACCTCGAGGAGTTTCACATCTTCTTCGATCGCCATCTGGGCCGGCTGGTCAACTACGCCTACACGATCGTCCGAGACCGTGACGATGCTGAAGACATCGCGACCGAGGCTATGGCTCGCGCCTATGCCTCGTGGACTCGATTGAAAGGTCGCGAACACCAAGAGGCGTGGATCTTTCGCACCACACTCAACCTCGGGATTGATCATCTTCGCAGACGCCATCGCAGACGCACCCATACCGGTATCGATGAAGGCTTTGCCCCAATCGCACTCACATCACCCATGCTCATCGACACCACAGGAGAGCGGGCAACCGACCACGTGGAACTCATCATCGCCCTGGATCGCCTCACCCAGCGACAGCGCGAGGCCATCGCCTTACACTATCTGGCCGGATTCGAGGTATCGGAGGTGGCCAACCTCATGGAGATCGGGCCAGAGACGGTGAAAACCCACATGGCTCGTGGAATGAAGATTCTAAGAACCGAGTTCGGCGTCACCGATATGGAGGTGCCACAATGA
- a CDS encoding transposase: protein MIYPLAKWRVPSAPLAKYGYSRDTKRGKLQVEYGAIATPEGLPLAVRGFPSNMSDLVSFRSVTEELTSTYHLRKIVIVGDRGMFLTKNIEHLAEVDPSYLYVLALRSSEIRQLVGCGYIQLGLFDENDLFEITHPDDPGERLIAYYNEALGHKRHKERDTLLAVATKRLDKVKTSVAAGRLRDPFAIGRRVEKALASTKMAKHIITEIAEGTFDSHLNDETIAAESALDGIYVIRTTLKETQASAVEVGSYYKNLANLERAFRSMKSIDINVRPICHYLEDRVRAYVFACMLSAHLLHLAKERLSELTFRDEEPPQPSSPVAKKVVSTSAKAKATTKVNKDGQEVGSFCTLLSELDTLEELTCRVKGFNVTFTKTTTPTPLQRRAFDLIGAKLSV, encoded by the coding sequence ATGATCTATCCTCTAGCTAAGTGGAGGGTACCAAGTGCCCCCCTTGCCAAGTACGGTTACTCACGGGATACGAAGCGTGGCAAACTCCAGGTCGAGTACGGTGCCATCGCAACCCCTGAGGGACTCCCATTGGCGGTCAGGGGCTTTCCTAGTAACATGAGCGATCTCGTCTCCTTTCGTAGCGTCACCGAGGAGCTAACGTCCACCTATCACCTCAGAAAGATCGTCATCGTTGGCGATCGGGGCATGTTCTTAACCAAGAACATCGAACACCTGGCCGAGGTCGACCCGAGCTATCTCTATGTCTTGGCACTGCGCTCAAGTGAGATTCGCCAACTCGTTGGGTGTGGCTACATCCAGCTGGGTCTCTTTGATGAGAACGATCTCTTTGAGATCACTCACCCTGACGATCCTGGCGAGCGCCTGATCGCCTATTACAACGAGGCCCTTGGACACAAACGTCACAAGGAGCGCGACACACTCTTAGCTGTCGCCACCAAACGCCTCGACAAGGTTAAGACCTCGGTTGCGGCGGGGAGGTTACGAGATCCCTTTGCTATTGGGAGACGGGTTGAAAAGGCACTGGCCTCGACCAAGATGGCCAAACATATCATCACCGAGATCGCCGAGGGGACCTTTGACTCTCACCTCAACGATGAGACCATCGCCGCCGAGAGCGCACTCGATGGGATCTATGTGATTCGAACGACGCTCAAGGAGACTCAGGCATCCGCTGTGGAGGTGGGGAGCTACTACAAGAACCTCGCCAACCTAGAGAGGGCCTTTCGCTCCATGAAGAGTATCGATATCAATGTCAGGCCCATTTGCCACTACCTCGAGGATCGAGTTCGCGCTTACGTCTTTGCGTGCATGCTAAGTGCCCACCTTCTCCATCTCGCAAAGGAGCGCTTGAGCGAGTTGACCTTCCGTGATGAGGAGCCACCACAACCAAGCTCACCCGTTGCCAAGAAGGTGGTCTCTACCTCTGCCAAGGCCAAGGCTACAACCAAGGTCAACAAAGACGGTCAAGAGGTGGGGAGCTTTTGTACCCTTTTGAGCGAACTCGACACCCT
- a CDS encoding Lsr2 family protein has translation MRPSLILDAIADYAIRWPEVPVVFCETRKLAEEWTYRYLSAAYYLATDVPNFAEEAPTPTSSPAAIRQWAREHDFAVPDKGPIPRIIRQHYYQAHGIGQTH, from the coding sequence ATGCGCCCCTCACTCATCCTTGACGCCATCGCCGACTATGCCATACGTTGGCCCGAGGTGCCGGTGGTGTTCTGTGAGACAAGAAAATTGGCCGAAGAGTGGACCTACCGCTATCTGTCAGCCGCCTACTACCTTGCGACCGACGTACCAAACTTCGCCGAAGAAGCGCCCACCCCAACGAGCTCACCAGCTGCGATCCGTCAGTGGGCTCGCGAACACGACTTCGCCGTGCCAGACAAGGGACCAATTCCTCGCATCATCCGCCAACATTACTACCAGGCCCACGGGATCGGTCAGACGCACTAA
- a CDS encoding acetate--CoA ligase codes for MTDENLPDLPPMVRDSHLVAPTLAPSQRLPVRTESEYFDLYRWSLEDLGGYWQQVASSLEWIDGWPAPVPLGGDFASGYRFFDGATMNVSVNCIDRHARAHPEKPALYWIGEDGAERSWTYEELLDHTARFAQALLDLGVTKGDRVAIFLPNLLETFAAVHACFRIGAIYNIIFSGFSANALADRIVDTSAKVVITADESLRRGRPVALKATLDTVLDRLPTIEHVVVVRRTGAVIAMREGRDHYFDELLEATPNRADPVALEANEPAFIIYTSGTTAKPKGLVHTGAGFLIGTYHDVLWSLDLGPEDVYWCTADTGWLTFPIFELVGGLAHGATMVVYEGALDYPTPDRAYELINKLKITKIFTAPTFLRMLARNGEALAQAHDLSTLRLIGLVGEPLDAKTWQWVRDHVGDGTVEINNTYGQSETGSAWTSSAVGVTRSKPGSCGPALPGHAWAIVDEFGEPAGVGRVGYLVITQPFPTMFRTIWNDPERYRAQYFTRFGPNRYDTADAALVDSDGHIWVVGRVDGVINVAGHRLSTMEMESALLSVPGVAEAAVVGVDDETKGQVPVAFVSLAASANNVTEDLLKQKITDEIGAIARPQSVYLLSTMPRTRSGKIVRRLLKELVVDGHTSGDVTGLEDPDVLTKLEEELR; via the coding sequence ATGACGGATGAAAATTTGCCAGACCTGCCGCCGATGGTCCGCGACAGCCATCTCGTAGCACCCACACTGGCACCATCGCAACGGCTGCCGGTTCGTACTGAGTCGGAGTACTTTGACCTCTATCGATGGTCACTGGAGGATTTGGGGGGCTATTGGCAACAGGTCGCCAGCTCCCTTGAGTGGATCGATGGTTGGCCAGCACCAGTGCCCCTCGGCGGTGACTTCGCAAGTGGCTATCGCTTCTTCGATGGAGCCACCATGAATGTCAGCGTCAACTGCATCGACCGTCACGCTCGAGCGCACCCAGAAAAACCCGCCCTTTACTGGATCGGCGAGGATGGTGCCGAGCGCTCCTGGACCTACGAAGAGCTCCTCGACCACACCGCCCGATTCGCACAAGCTCTGCTCGATCTCGGCGTCACCAAAGGTGATCGGGTAGCTATCTTCTTGCCCAACCTGCTGGAGACCTTCGCCGCAGTGCATGCCTGCTTTCGCATCGGAGCGATCTACAACATCATCTTCTCTGGCTTTTCTGCTAACGCCCTCGCCGACAGGATCGTCGACACGTCAGCAAAGGTTGTCATCACTGCCGATGAATCGTTGCGCCGGGGCCGCCCGGTAGCGCTAAAGGCGACGCTCGATACCGTCCTCGACCGTCTACCGACTATCGAGCATGTCGTAGTCGTCCGTAGAACCGGTGCCGTCATCGCCATGCGCGAAGGGAGAGATCACTACTTCGACGAACTCCTCGAAGCTACGCCCAACCGAGCGGACCCGGTGGCCCTCGAGGCAAACGAACCGGCGTTTATCATCTACACCAGCGGCACGACGGCCAAACCCAAAGGACTCGTGCACACCGGGGCAGGATTCTTGATCGGGACGTACCACGATGTGCTGTGGTCCCTCGACCTCGGCCCAGAGGATGTCTACTGGTGCACGGCAGACACTGGTTGGCTGACCTTCCCAATCTTCGAATTGGTTGGAGGGCTCGCCCACGGTGCCACCATGGTCGTCTACGAAGGAGCACTTGACTACCCCACCCCCGACCGCGCCTATGAGTTGATCAATAAGCTCAAGATCACGAAAATCTTCACTGCCCCAACCTTCTTACGAATGCTGGCGCGCAACGGTGAGGCCCTCGCGCAAGCCCACGATCTCTCGACCCTCCGGCTGATCGGGCTGGTTGGCGAGCCACTCGATGCGAAGACTTGGCAGTGGGTTCGAGACCACGTGGGTGATGGCACCGTCGAGATCAACAACACCTATGGCCAATCGGAGACCGGGAGTGCCTGGACCTCCTCGGCGGTCGGCGTAACGCGTTCCAAACCCGGCTCCTGTGGTCCTGCTCTTCCAGGACACGCTTGGGCTATCGTCGACGAGTTCGGGGAACCCGCTGGTGTCGGGCGCGTTGGCTACCTGGTCATTACACAGCCATTTCCGACGATGTTCCGCACCATCTGGAACGACCCTGAGCGATATCGGGCTCAGTATTTCACCCGCTTTGGCCCGAATCGCTACGATACCGCGGATGCCGCCTTAGTAGATAGCGACGGTCACATTTGGGTAGTTGGGCGCGTCGATGGCGTCATCAACGTTGCCGGGCACCGTCTCTCCACCATGGAGATGGAGAGTGCCCTCCTAAGCGTTCCGGGAGTGGCTGAGGCAGCGGTGGTCGGTGTCGATGACGAAACAAAGGGCCAGGTTCCCGTCGCCTTTGTCTCGTTAGCGGCCTCGGCCAACAACGTTACGGAAGATCTGCTCAAACAGAAGATCACCGACGAGATTGGGGCGATCGCAAGGCCACAGAGCGTCTACCTCCTCTCAACCATGCCCCGCACACGGTCTGGGAAAATCGTTCGACGCCTCTTAAAAGAACTTGTCGTCGACGGCCACACGAGCGGTGACGTCACTGGCCTGGAGGACCCTGATGTGCTAACCAAACTCGAGGAGGAACTCCGTTAG